CCAGTCTGTCCAAGTAACAGAATCTTTTGAAACTTTGAGTTCTGAAAAAGAAAAATTATTATTTGGTCCAAGCTTGTTTCCATTTGCATCATACAGCATTCCAAATCTATCTGAATAATTTGGCCATTTGAAATCTTCAGAAATATAAGCAGGCAATACAGAATGATCTGCAAATGAAACCTGCTTAGGATTAACAAATTTGTATGCTTTATGGCCATCCTGCATATCATAAAGTTTTGGTGTAAGTTCAAACCATTCTTCATCAACTTTAGCAGTAAATTCTTCAATCTGTTCCTGAATATCTTCTATAGCTGAATCACATGGAATACCATTTTCTTTAAGGCACTTTTCAACAATTTCTTTTGCTTTCTTCTGTTGTTTTTCAGTTCCCCAGATACAATTTTCAATGAGTGAACAATCCATCAAATCAACTTCATTTCTGTCATTCAAGAAAGCAGATGTTTTAAGAATGTGGGCTATTTTCTTCCAGCGGCGGTCCCCGACTTCAAAGAGTTCTCCATTCTTTTTATCTTCGTCAGACATTGCATCGTTCAACAAAGTCATTTCCTTACGAATGGCACTTATAACTTGTTTTGAAACTTCTGAGAGAGTGACTTTATCAATTTCTTTAGACCATTCTTTTAATTCTGTGTTAGAGATGAGAAGCTTTTTATCTTCATCATTGAGTTTGAATTCTTCATGAGCTGGCTGATCTATCATTTCAAAAAAGTCATCTTCGTTCTTTATGAAATCAACAGGAAGCCTAAAGATGAAACGGTCATAGAGTGCTTCAAGACCTTTTCCTTTTGCAGGAAGTTCATTTGATGCAGCAAACAAGGCTTTTAAAGGAACATTCATAACCTTGCTGCCATTATGGAATTTTCTTTCGTTTACAATAGTAAGAAGAGTATTCAAAATTGCAGGACTTGCTTTCCAGATTTCATCGAGAAAGGCAATATCGGCTTCAGGAAGCATCTTATCTGTAAGTCTTCGATATTCCTCTTTTTTATTTCCATTTTCATCAGGAAGCTCTCCATTAAGAGCCTTTAAGGAAATGTTTCCAAAAACTTCTTCTGGAGTAGTGAACTGATTTAATAAAGTTTCAAAATACTTTACACCATCTTTATCATCTGCTTTGAAAGCTTCTTTTATTCTTCGGGTTATCATACTTTTTGCACAACCTGGTGCTCCAAGCATAAACATACTTTCTCCGGCCAATGCTGTAAGTAATCCTAATTTTACAGCTGTTTCCTTTTCATATAAGCCTGCGCCTAAAACTTCTAAAAGTTTCTCAATTCTGTCGTGTTTATTTGTTGCCATAACTTTTTACCTCCGATACAGCATTTATTTATTCACATAATATAGTTACATTTATTTAAGTACTTGATATTTTATTTTGAACTTTTTCGAAAAATTCTTTTATTCTGTTGCTAATATAGCCTTCGTCCTTGTTGAACTTTTCACATAGCTCTTTTTGAGAAGGTAGTTCTTTCTTTGTAAATAAATACTCGAGCAATGAAGGTTCAGCAAAAGAGCGCATCTTGAGCATTTCATATATCTGTTCAGCTTCATATTTGGTTTCTAAAGCAGTAATTGTTCTGAGAGTAATAAAACTTGCCAGATAAACTTTCTGTCTGGCCTGGCATAAATTAAATTCGTCCTCAATAATATTTAAAGTATTAGATACATCTTCCAAAGAAATAAGTAGGGCTTCTGGTGATGGATGATTGTTTCTTACAGAATCAGTATCAAAAATTGATACAGGAGAATCACTATCTGAAGAACACGAGGCAGAAGTTTCTTCAACAGTTTGAGATTGATAATACTTTAGTACAAGGTTTTTTACTTGTTCTACCGTTAAATCAGATTGTTTTGCCAGCCATTCCTGAACATTTTGATTATTAGGATTCTTACCTATCTGTTCTGCTAATTTAATAAGTTTTGCAGCCATATTGTATTCTTCCCGACTGCACATTTTGAGCTTTGAAACTTCACCACGCTGTTTCTTATGTTTTATTTCTGTTTCAAGGCATGTATATAAAAAGCCAATAAATGAATGATTTTCTGCTTCTTTATAATTTAGGATGCATCTTTTTACACAACGAAATATTTCTATTCCAGCATTTCGTACATCATCTTCGTCAAAACAAAGGAGTGTCCATTCCCAAATTGGCGTATATATTTTCTGAATCAACTTTTGAAATTCTATAGAATTTTTATCCTGGAAATTTGAGATGTCCGTAAGTATTGAGAGAATTTTATTTTCATATTCTTCTTTGGACTTTCTGCTTTCCATTTTGTTTCCTATAATGCAAAGAATTCGTCCAAAGCTTTTCTGGCATCTTTACTGTCTTTTGCAACCATTGAACTGGTCAGATTATTGAGATAGTAAAGAGAAGTTACATCATAAAGTTCTGGGTTTGATATATTTTCACCAGTGAAGTTTACTTTTCCATAAACAACAGATTTTACATCACAGTTCAAGAATTTTTCTGCAAAAGAAAGAACGCACATAAGAACCATTGGTAAAGGTTTTGGGCCATATGTTATATCAGCAAATAGTTGAGAGTTGTCATCTATTTTATCAATCATCTGTTTTAGTCTGAGTTCATGATTATTCTTTGTTTCCTTGAATTCTGAATCCAATATATCGTAAGTGATTTTCGCACCAATTTTTGAATTGATGGAATTCAGTTCATTAATAAATAAATCACTATTCTTCTGGTTATTTTCGGTGGCGTTTTCTGTTCTTAGCAGAACAACTTTAATTTCATCTTCTTTTGAAATAGTATCTGCAAGAATGGCATTAATAGGGTAAATAACAGGCTGGGCATATTTGGAATTTGCATTACCAGTTCCTTTGTAAACCATTGGCTTGAGATTACTCTTCATAGGAATATCACAGAATATAATTTTCTTCATAAAGACTCCTAATTTAAATATAATAAATTATCTATATTAGTGACAAGAAAAGTATATAGTTGATATTTTTATGAAAAAATTAGTATTTCAGAGAATTATTCGGATTTAATAACACCCTAAATGAGTTTAATCCTTCTTAGAATTTATTTTTTAGTCTTTGTTTATTAAATTGTCAAAACAAGTAGAACACATTCTTCCGAAATCATCATCCTCTCCAGAAGATGACATATAATTAAAATCACCGTCAGAAATTAATTCTCCACATTCTGAACAAAAATAAAAATCCTCTGTTTCCCATCCGCAATTTTCACAATGAAGTATTCCATCTACCAAAACAGCTGTACTCTGGCAATTCGGACAGTCACATGTTGGTGTTGAGTCTAGACTATGTGGATCACCAGATATATTCTCATCTAAAAATCTTTCAACATATTCTTGCCAAGTATCTGTTATATTTTTAATAGCAAGGAAGGAATCCCAATCTTGTAAATAATCATAAGGTTTTAATCCTAAATCTTCATGCATATACTCAATAATAAAGGGGACCGTTTCTGAATATAATGTTTCCATATCTTGTCTAGAAAATGTATTCATACAATGCTCTACGGTATTTCGCATTCGCTGTATATTAGTAAAGACACCTAACTGTTTGTATTTTTTATAAATATCTGATTCTAAATCAAGTTTTTTGAATCTATCTTCAATTTGCTTATAATCAACCGTTTTTTTCAAATTTTCTGCTTCAGGTAAGGTAAAATTTAAGTCTGCGGACAAACAATCATCATAATTTGCTACAATTAAACATGGTTCTTTTTGATACAACTTACACTTAAACAAAAGAAGTATTCCTGCCCAGAGATTTATTATTGCATATTTATATTTTTGATGTTCGTAACAATTTAGGGATTCATTGAAGAAATCAACTGCATTATCCAACATACTTTCAAAAGTGATTTTCATATATTCTTTCTTTACACCCTTTAATTTTTTTCAACAATATATAAATGTTATATAAAACAGCAATGAGATTGCTCATTATCTTATAACTGTGCCAAATAATCTGTAAGAGACTTTTTGTTTATATATTTAGCCCCCGGAACATTATAATGAGTTAAACCAAGATAACCAATCTTAAAATAACATTTTCCAGGAACTTCCGTTAATTGAACTGTAGACCAATTGTTTTCCCAAAACAGTATATCAATACATCCTTGTTCTGATTCAATATATCCAGCGTATTCTATTTTTTGCTCAAAATAAAATGTCTTTTCCTCAAATCTTGCAAATGGACTTTTGGGCATTTTTTTAGAATTAAATGAAGCAATACAATCCTCAGGCAATAAGGTAATCTTTATAACAAGATTATTTTTCAAAAATGTAATAATCTGCCCATTATCACTAATTTCTTTTAAATCCGGTATAGAATTTAATTGTTCAATTAATACTTTTTTTGCATCTGTTAATGACATAGCTATAACTCCTTAATTTTTTTTAATCGTTTTCATATAAAGAATACAATTCTCTTTCTGCTACATAAGTCAGGCTAAACTGTGTCTTAAAATAGTCAATCAATTCTTCTTTAGTTGATTTTGAAGTCTCAACGGTTTCGATTCTAAAATCAATACCTTTATCCTGTATTTTTATACATCTTTCTACATAAGATGAATCATCATCAATAGGTCCGGTAATAGAAAATTTCTTTTCTGTAAAATCTTTTGATATTAACCACCATGGTCCACCATTTATAGTGGTAATTGTCCATTCTTGCTTTTCAAATTTTTTAGCATTTTTAGATCTTCTATCGTAAGCTTCTGCTTGAGATATTTCCATTCCTGTTCCGTCAAAAATTTTATCATCATCTCCAACCCAAAGCATTAGTTCATCTGGAATCTTAGCACTATCAAATGCAATAATACCTTGTAATGCATCATTATAAGCATCTTCAATTGTTTCACATGGACGAATACTTTTATATGGAGTAGCTTGATCAGGACCCCATATTCCATAATTGCAAATGCCCATATAAAACTCTTTATCATATTGGAGGACATCTATTTTTAAGTCGAAAGGTGCACGATGGTATGAGACAAAAAAAGTTTCTGCCAATCTTGAAACTTCTTGAACTGCAGGTGTTTTTAAGAAAGTTGAGAACTCTGTCACAACCTTATGCGAAATAATAGATGTTGTCTTCTTAGTAGTATTAGTAATTCTATTATCTCGTTTTATCTGGCTCTTTAAAAGTTTGACAACATTTTGAGAATCAACAGCTGGGGAACAGAAAATTGGTTCAAAAAAAGGAAATTTTTCAACTAATTCTTCAAATGAAATATCAAGCAAAAAAGGAATAATGATTTTTATATTTAATCGAATTTGTTTTGATATAACTGTTTTTAATTCAGCTATAGGCCAATTCTTATTAACAAAAGATTTAGAAAGAAACAATACAACATATCTTGATGTATTAAAGCCTTCTGTAAATACTTTATCAATAAGATTATCACCTGGAAGAATTTCAGCTTCATCAAACCAGCAATCAATATTTTCATTTTCGTTAAGTTCATTATAAACTTCACGAACAAACTTTTTGTCTTCACTTGCGTGACTTAAAAAAAACGATTTTTTATTTTCCATTTTTATAATTTTCCTTCAGTCTTAATTATCTGGTATTCAGTTTTCTTAAATCTGCATCATGTTTTATAAATTCTTTCCTAATAGTTTCTTGAATAGTATCGAAATCAATTTCAAAATATTCTTCTCTAAGATAATTTACTAGTTCCGTATAACTATTTTTTAATTTTGAACTTGCTTTTACCATATTATTGAAATCAATTTCTTGCTGTTTATCCTTAAATAAATCCATTGGCATGCTTACATAACAAATAGTTTGGTCTGGATTGCTAACCATTAATTGCGTTACGTAATGAATATATTCCTTCCAATCAGATACAAATGATTTGATTTTCTTTCCAGTTTCTTCTTTATAGAGAAAGAATGATGAACTATTATAATACTCCATAAAGCAATCATATAGAGTTAGGTTAAAAGATCGAATTCTGTCTGGAGTTGCAAATATTTCGTCAAAGAGATGAAATGATATGTAATGTAATAAATGTTCAACTGTTTTTTTATCTTTTTCATTTTTTATATCAGGAGCTTGATTATTGTTTGTAGAATTCGTATGTTCTATGCCATTTGTTTGATCCACTTGAATTTGTTTTAATAAAACTTCAACAATTTTGTCACTGTCATTTACCGATGGAGTATAAATTGGTTCAAAAAAAGGAAATTTTTCAACAAATTCTTCATATGTGACATCTATAAGAAAAGGAATAATTAACTTACTGTCTTTACGAATTTGTTTAGCTACGGCCGTTTCTAATTCAGTTAAAGGCCAAGGTTTTGATAGAAAAGCCTTGGAGATAAATATTACGACATATTTTGAACTTGAAAAACCATCAAATACTTTCCGAACTAAATTATCACCTGGAAGAATTTCAGCTTCATCAAACCATGCTTCTATTCCTAGCACTTTTAGTTTATCATAAACAGAACGTACTAGAGCCTTGTCTTCGCTCGCATGGCTTAAAAAGAATATTTTTCGGTTTGCAATTGTATTTGTTGGCAAGGCTTCCTCCTCTTTAACAGTAACATTTTGAATTTTTATTTTTTTCCCAACTAAAACCATTTCGTAACCTTCATATGAAAGATATTCATTGAAGATTGGAAATAATTCATCAAATTTGGCTTTATCTTCTATGAAATTTATTGGGTTAAATAAAGTTTCAATACAACGATCCATAATTTCTGTCCCGTTGATTTCTTCTAAGATGTCGTCTGTAATTTTCCATCGAGAGGGAGAACCTCCCCATTGATATTCCTTATTTAATCCAAATTGATTGAAAAATTCTATTATTTGAGGACCTGATCTATATTGAGTCCTTTCATTTATCATTTCTCTTAATGCTTTACTACAACTTTTTGAAATTTCCATAATTTTATTCCTTCACACTCACTTGGCCATTCATCAATAATGGAAGAAGCTCATTCATTTGTTCATTTAAAATTCTACTACTTTTCATATTGGCAGCTTTCATCTTAAATAAATTAACCACAGTTTTATTAAATGCCTTTATAACATTTTCAGGAGGAATTGCTATCTTAATATCTCCAAACTTATCTTTTTGCAAATGTTTAAGACCAGAACCAGTAAATAAATTATCATTTATGTATCCAATAATTGATTGAATAAATATGAACATATAACTTGTATATTCAGAAAAATTAATACACCAAGTATCAGTTGAATAAGATGCCTTTCCAAAATAAATTTGTACCGAAGCATTACCGCCTGTACTCAAAAATATATTTAAGTCATCAACTAAATAATCATTAACATAATGAATTGCATTGCCACTTGTAAAAAAGGGAACATTTCCAACACTATCATTTACTTGATTTACTTGTATTTTTGACTTAGTAGATTCAACTAGATAATCAGTAAGTTTTTGAACTTTCCACCCATCTGGAATCTCTCGTCCAAGTTCTTTATTCCAGACCATTTTTCCACCGGAAGCTTTATAGGGGGTACCATTCATATTAGGAAAATCAAACTGAATAAACCAGTAGCCATATATTTCTTTTGCCATGCTTTCAAGCTCTGCGATTATTTTTTTGTTAATTTGAATTTTATTATTTATTGTGGATAAAATCTTTACTACTTCATCCTGATATTCTCTATTTGGTAGAGGTATAAAAACTTCGCTAAATGAAGATTTACTTAACAGAGGGGTTCTAGTTACAGAAGCAATAGAAAATAAGTATTTCTTTTTAGTAGACAACCAATAATATGCATATAGTGGATTGCAAAAAGATTTGAACTCGCAAATGGAATTAATTTGTTGATTCGTGGCACAAGTTTCTTCTGTATAACCAACATTTCCCATATCCCATCCAATACACCCTACCAAAACAGAATTTCCAGATATAGTATTTGATTTTATAGAATTGAATCCTTTTACTGAAATTCTTTTCTCTGCATCAACAATTTTATAACCATCATGCAATTCTGCTGGTGTAATAAATAAATAATCAGAACCATAATTTTCGCTGTCAAAAGTTGACGGAGTTTTTCCTGTTACTACTTTTCCAATTTCCTTTATTCTATATTCTTTTAATTCCATATATTATTTTTCACCATTAATAATTCACAAGTTGCATTAGATAAACTAGCTTTCAAAAATCAATTTTCCAAAATTATTCATAATCTCGTTTTCAAGTTTTTGACTTTCTTCGAACATCGCCCTAAGATTTGTTTTATAAGCATTCATCTTTATGTTGAATTCTTCCTGAGTAATATCAACATAATCAATTTTAATGTCGAAATACTGTCCTGCACTAAGGCTGTAGCCTTTTTCTTTAATCGCATCGTAAGTAACAGCAATACTGAAGTCTTCAATTGTTTCTTTATTTCGGAAGGTTTTTACAATTTTTTTGATTTCTTCAGAACGAAGTCGACGTTTTTGATTGTTGCCTTCTTTGTATTCTTCTCCAAGTTTTGAGGCATCAATAAGAATTACTTTATCATCATCTTTCTTTTCTGTTCGGTCAAAAAAGAGAACACTTACATTTGTTCCTGTTGTAGCAAAAACATTACTTGGCATACTTACTACACCAAAAATAATGTGGTCTTTTACAATGCGTTCAATTATCTTTCGTTCAACACCAGATTTTGCTGTAAGGAATCCGGTTGGAACAACAATAGCACCACGGCCAGTACTTTTTAGGGAATTAATAACATGCTGAATAAAACATGTATAAATTGCCATTTTTGGTTTATTTGGATCAACTGTCTTTACTTTATTTGGAATGCCAGCCCAGAAACGAACTCCATCACTGGCAAGTTTTTCCTGGTACTCAGGGAAGTCCAATTTAAATGGTGGGTTTGAAACTACAAAATCAAACTTCTTGAGTGTTCCATCAGTTTCCTTGTGGAATGGCTCAAGAAGCGTATTTCCCTGAACAACATTAGGAAGACTTCCAACAAGATTATTAAGGATAAGATTAAGTCGAAGCATTTCGCTTGATTTGTCTGAAATATCCTGGCTGTAAATTGAACAGCGGTCTTCTCCAATCTGATGGGCAAGAGCCATAAGCAAAGTTCCTGTTCCTGCAGACGGATCATAACATGTGGCACCTTTGTATTCCTTGTTATCTTCAAGAAGAAGCATTGCCATTACTGTAGCTATTTCGCGAGGGGTATAATATTCGGCATATTTTCCGCCGCCAGCATTGTTATAGTCTTTTATTAAATACTGGAAGATTCCGCTGAAGAAGTCATACTTTTCGTTGAATACTGATTCAAAGTTAAAACTTGCAACTGCACTCATAAGAGAACGGGCAAAGTTGTCTCGCTTTGTTTCATCTTTTACTTCGGTTGTGATTTTAGAGAAAATCTGAACTTTTGTTTTTCCAGATGTTGTTACTGAGAAAGTTTCAGAGTTTAGGCTTGAGATATCAATAAGTGTGGAATCAAGTAAAGTTGAAAAATCCCCATTTCCACTGGCATTATAAAGATGTGCTAAGGTTTGATGAGGTTTTAAGCGAGGTACATTTCCTGGAAGATAAGTAAATAAATCCTCTACTTCGTCTTCGCTAAATGTATCATATTCAGCATCCCATTTTGGAGCTTTTGAAAGTCTATCTTTATATGGACTATCTATATGTTTTGCTTCATAACCGAATTTATCATTGAAGAATTTATAAAGAAATATTTCTGTAATTATGCGGTATTCGCTTCCGCCATTTGCAAGTCCGTATTCTCCGGTTGTCGTTTTTAAGGAATCAATAAGGGCAATTGTTTTTGCGTTAAGTTCTGCGTCTGCCATGGTGTCTCCCATTTTTTTAATATAATATCAAATTAGAAACTGTAAGTCTCATACTGATGTATATATTCATTTGATATTAAGTTTGTTAAATATTTTTTGTCATCGATTGCTGCCTGAATACCAAGAGCGAAAAGTTTTTTACTTACATTACTCATGACATCCTGTTTGAATTTTGCTTCACTGCTTGGCTGAACAATATGTGGATTCAAATCAACATAACCGTCGATAAGGCATTTCATTTCATAAAGATTTTCGCACAAGGTCATCTCATTAGATGATATTATTGGTTTTGAACGAGTAATATTTTCTTCCTGAATGCGTTTCTGAATACGGACAAATTTTTCATCATTGTTATATTTCTTTTTAAGCATATTATTTCTGGCATTGATTTCTTTAATCTTCGCCATTACTTCATCCATATAATGAACTTCTTCTTTTGCTTCTTTTACATTTGCAGGAACAAAACCCTTTTTACGGAAGAAAGAACGGAATTCATCTGAGAGTATTACATACTTTTCTTCTTTTTGGTCAAAGTTACCTTCAAACTCTCGTTGTACTCTTTCGAACTTTTCTTTAAGGTCATTGATTACAATTGCAAGTTCTTCTGGAACACCTTTTATAAAGCTGAAGTCAATTTCACTCAAAGCAAGGTTAATGATTCCGCTTACATCATCTTTATGGTCATTACCTTCCAGCATATTAATGCGTTCAATTCGATGGTTTACTTCTGTGATTAAAGTTGGAATTGTGCCAGGAAGCATATTGCGAACTTTTTCAGATAGTTCAGAATCTCCGCTTGAACGAATTCTGTTTATAAGAGATTTTGCATCATCAAGAGTTGTGCGAAGTTCGTACAAAACATTTTTGTCTTCTATGCTGTCCAATTGAATACGGAACTCTTCTTGATTTGAAACATCATAATACCAGAGAACATTTTTTATTTCCTGAATTTTCTGATTGATTTCTTCTTCACTCTCTATTACCGCTGTTCCAACAGGAAGTTCTTCTCCAGTTTCTGCAGCATCGTTTGTACGGTTCAGTTCTTTTAAGTAGCGGTCATTTGTAGAATCGAAGTTTTCTTTAATATCAACAAAGTCTACTACGTAACCATACTTAAAATCTTTATATGGACGGTTCACTCGGGTAAGAGCCTGAAGCAAATCATGCCCATCTAGTTTTCGGCCAAGATACAACTTCTTAAGACGTGGAGCATCAAAACCTGTAAGAAGCATCTGGTTTACAATGATTACATCTATAGTCTGTTTCTTTTTGAATTCTTCGATGTATTCCTTTCGTTCTTCTTTATCGCCTTCATCGTGAAGAATCAAAGTTGCAAGCAATGGCTTTTCGATTCTTGGAGCCTTCATTGGATCATAAGTTCCGGCAAGCTTCATTTCTTCATATTTTTTTGCTTCATCGTATCTCTTACACCAAAGATCATAGAAGTTTCGTGCCTGCTGGTTTGTCTTGCAAACAACCATTGCAGCAACAGTGTTATCAGCTTTTTCAATTCTGAACTTACGAATATCATCAATAATATAATCAATGAGAGCATTCAGATATTTTTCATGCTCTATAATTGTATCTCTATCAATATCTGATTTCTTAACTTCTACATTTCCAGCAAGTTCATCAAGAATTGCAGTAAGCTTTTCCTTGTAAACTGTCTGAATTGGTTCACGCATAAGTTTGAGTGTGTAACCATCTGCGATTGATTTATCGTAGTAATATGTATCAATATAATCGCCAAATACACGCCAACTTTCACGCTCTTCATGAAGAAGCGGAGTTCCTGTCATTGCAATCTTTATTGCATCTTTATCGGCTTCCAAAAGATTTGCAAGGAATGAACCTTCTGGATTGTATCCACGATGAGCTTCATCAATAAAGAAAATGCGCTGTAGTTTTGTGTTATATGAGTTTTCAATATTTACTGGAGTATGGTCTTCCTTAAACTTCTGAATATTTACGACCATTATTTCCAAAGCACCTTCTTTGTTTTCTACAAGATTGTTGCTTCGGAAATCTGCCATAAGTTCATCACGACTTGAAGCAGAACGAACGTTAAGTCCTCTGCTTGCAAACTCATCTATTGCCTGTTCCATAAGGGCAATACGGTCTACGATGAAATAGAACTTTACAGCAATATTTTTATTAGCAAAGTAGTCTGTAAGACTTTTTACAGAGTAATAAGCAAGAGCTGTTTTACCAGAACCTTGTGTATGCCAGATGATTCCACTTTTTATTCTTTTGTCCAAAGCTCTGCGGATTGCAAGTGAAGCAAACATCTGCTGATATCGCATAATGTGTTTTTGAAGCTCTGTTGTTTTTTCACCATTTTCAAGTTCGATGGTTCTTTCTACATAAGCAAAACCATAGCGAAGCAGGAAAAGAATTCGTTCCTTACATAACATAGATGTAAGGATACGGTTTGTTGGAGTATCAATTTTACAGTTGGTAGTAAACTCTGGAAGGGAAGGAAGAGCCTGACAGTTTCTGTGGCGACATACTTTTTTTACAATGTCATCAGTAATCTGTTCATAAGGATATTTTGCGACAAAGTTTTTATCCTGTTCACGAAAAACATTATAAAATGCTTTTTCTTTCGCTGTACAACAATAGAAGGCTCCCTGGACTGGTACACGGTTGTTGTTATCATATTCCTGATTATTAGAATAAATCATCAACTGTGTGATGTTAAAAAATCTTCTGAAAGCTTTATTCTTAAAACGAGTATTTGTTCTATCGAACTCAGCTTTCATTCCTTCGTGATTATTAGGTTTCTTTACTTCAATAAAAGCAAGTGGGAGTCCGTTTATAAAACATGTTATGTCTGGACGGAAATTATCTTTTGTATCTTCATTTTCACATGTAAATTCTGTTGTTACATGCCATGTGTTATTTTCTGGATTATCAAAATCAATTAATCGAATACCCGATTTTGTTGAAAGGTAAGAATAGAATTCTTTTCCAAGGTCTTCATTATTAAGACAACCAATAAGTTTTGTAAGATAGTTCTTGCAATCTTGTTCTGAAAGTGATGGATTTAATTTGGCAAGTTGTGCAAGAAAAATGTCTGTAAGAATATTAGTACTGTGATCATACTTTTCTATTTTATCAAGATATGTATAACCAAGCTTACAAAGATGCAATGCAGCAGGGACTTGAACTCTGGTATTCTCATTAAAATCTGAAGACATTTTAAAACTACCTTTTTTCTATTATATCACATCTTTTTGATTTTGTGGGGAAAATCCAAGCCCAGCTTGGTCGTCCTCCAGTGGCGAAACACTGGGCGGGGGAGTGAGAAAAAGACCGAAGCATAAGCCACCACTTTGTCTGAAAGCCATTTTGTCCGAGTAGGACTGGCTTTCATGACTGGGGGCGCAATGTTGCGGGATTTTTCGAGAGGCGACGAAACGCCTCTAAGAGAGATAAACCGACGATACGGTTTGGGGCCCCGGACTGAAAATGTTATACCACGCAGTTGGTATGACATTTTCAGTGTGGGGTACACCCAGTTTGGCAAGCCAAATTGTGGTGTAATACGGATTCCAAAAGGAATCCGCAACGTTGCGAAGCAGGGTATTTACCAGAACATAGATGCAAAATCTTCATCGTCGGCATCTACTATATCAATAATAGAGCCACTACATTCTGGATAATAGCAATAAATCAAGTAATCATCTCCTTTATTGAAGACTCGCATTTCTTTTCCCTGAAAAACTCCGCCACAATGAATACACCGAACCCAAGAATCAAGTTTGAAACCATCACCCCTTAATGTAGAGCGTAACACTTTCAATCTGATTTTTTCATCTGTTACTAATTCCATAAAAACCTCCTATCTATTCCACTCATAAGCATCATTAATCTTTTTCTGACGAATGATGTGCTGCTGATGTATCTGATTCTTTTCGTGAATCTGATAATCCAATTCCCCGTTATAAAACTTCTT
The Treponema bryantii DNA segment above includes these coding regions:
- a CDS encoding HsdR family type I site-specific deoxyribonuclease, producing MSSDFNENTRVQVPAALHLCKLGYTYLDKIEKYDHSTNILTDIFLAQLAKLNPSLSEQDCKNYLTKLIGCLNNEDLGKEFYSYLSTKSGIRLIDFDNPENNTWHVTTEFTCENEDTKDNFRPDITCFINGLPLAFIEVKKPNNHEGMKAEFDRTNTRFKNKAFRRFFNITQLMIYSNNQEYDNNNRVPVQGAFYCCTAKEKAFYNVFREQDKNFVAKYPYEQITDDIVKKVCRHRNCQALPSLPEFTTNCKIDTPTNRILTSMLCKERILFLLRYGFAYVERTIELENGEKTTELQKHIMRYQQMFASLAIRRALDKRIKSGIIWHTQGSGKTALAYYSVKSLTDYFANKNIAVKFYFIVDRIALMEQAIDEFASRGLNVRSASSRDELMADFRSNNLVENKEGALEIMVVNIQKFKEDHTPVNIENSYNTKLQRIFFIDEAHRGYNPEGSFLANLLEADKDAIKIAMTGTPLLHEERESWRVFGDYIDTYYYDKSIADGYTLKLMREPIQTVYKEKLTAILDELAGNVEVKKSDIDRDTIIEHEKYLNALIDYIIDDIRKFRIEKADNTVAAMVVCKTNQQARNFYDLWCKRYDEAKKYEEMKLAGTYDPMKAPRIEKPLLATLILHDEGDKEERKEYIEEFKKKQTIDVIIVNQMLLTGFDAPRLKKLYLGRKLDGHDLLQALTRVNRPYKDFKYGYVVDFVDIKENFDSTNDRYLKELNRTNDAAETGEELPVGTAVIESEEEINQKIQEIKNVLWYYDVSNQEEFRIQLDSIEDKNVLYELRTTLDDAKSLINRIRSSGDSELSEKVRNMLPGTIPTLITEVNHRIERINMLEGNDHKDDVSGIINLALSEIDFSFIKGVPEELAIVINDLKEKFERVQREFEGNFDQKEEKYVILSDEFRSFFRKKGFVPANVKEAKEEVHYMDEVMAKIKEINARNNMLKKKYNNDEKFVRIQKRIQEENITRSKPIISSNEMTLCENLYEMKCLIDGYVDLNPHIVQPSSEAKFKQDVMSNVSKKLFALGIQAAIDDKKYLTNLISNEYIHQYETYSF
- a CDS encoding restriction endonuclease subunit S, with translation MELKEYRIKEIGKVVTGKTPSTFDSENYGSDYLFITPAELHDGYKIVDAEKRISVKGFNSIKSNTISGNSVLVGCIGWDMGNVGYTEETCATNQQINSICEFKSFCNPLYAYYWLSTKKKYLFSIASVTRTPLLSKSSFSEVFIPLPNREYQDEVVKILSTINNKIQINKKIIAELESMAKEIYGYWFIQFDFPNMNGTPYKASGGKMVWNKELGREIPDGWKVQKLTDYLVESTKSKIQVNQVNDSVGNVPFFTSGNAIHYVNDYLVDDLNIFLSTGGNASVQIYFGKASYSTDTWCINFSEYTSYMFIFIQSIIGYINDNLFTGSGLKHLQKDKFGDIKIAIPPENVIKAFNKTVVNLFKMKAANMKSSRILNEQMNELLPLLMNGQVSVKE
- a CDS encoding class I SAM-dependent DNA methyltransferase is translated as MADAELNAKTIALIDSLKTTTGEYGLANGGSEYRIITEIFLYKFFNDKFGYEAKHIDSPYKDRLSKAPKWDAEYDTFSEDEVEDLFTYLPGNVPRLKPHQTLAHLYNASGNGDFSTLLDSTLIDISSLNSETFSVTTSGKTKVQIFSKITTEVKDETKRDNFARSLMSAVASFNFESVFNEKYDFFSGIFQYLIKDYNNAGGGKYAEYYTPREIATVMAMLLLEDNKEYKGATCYDPSAGTGTLLMALAHQIGEDRCSIYSQDISDKSSEMLRLNLILNNLVGSLPNVVQGNTLLEPFHKETDGTLKKFDFVVSNPPFKLDFPEYQEKLASDGVRFWAGIPNKVKTVDPNKPKMAIYTCFIQHVINSLKSTGRGAIVVPTGFLTAKSGVERKIIERIVKDHIIFGVVSMPSNVFATTGTNVSVLFFDRTEKKDDDKVILIDASKLGEEYKEGNNQKRRLRSEEIKKIVKTFRNKETIEDFSIAVTYDAIKEKGYSLSAGQYFDIKIDYVDITQEEFNIKMNAYKTNLRAMFEESQKLENEIMNNFGKLIFES